Within the Amycolatopsis sp. 195334CR genome, the region TGACCAACCTCGACCACACCCACCTGCGCACCCACGGCCTCCGCGCCGACTGGGCCACCAACGACTACCGCGATCCCGAGTTGTTCTGCGTCGCTCTCGGGTGCGAGGAGTACCAGGTGTTCCTGTACACGCCGTGGCGCGGACGCAGCCCCGAGGTGCTGTCGCGCGAGGTGTGCGCGGCCCTCGCGCTCCCACCGGAACAGTGGACGGTCAGCTGGCACGCGATCCGTCCAGCGAACACCGAGCCGCCGAGCATCGCGGGACCTTCTTGGCAACGTCGGCAACTGTGGTGAGCCCAGTCGCTGCGGAAAACAACTCATTCGTCGGCGTCCCGGACGAGCAGCGCGATCTGGACCCGGTTGTCCACGGCCAGCTTGGTGAACAGACTGCCGGTGTGCGCCTTCACCGTGGCGACGCTGATGTGCAGCTGACCGGCTATCTCGTTGTTGGACCGCCCGTCCGCGATGGCGCGGGCGGTCTGCAACTCGCGTTCGGTGAGTGTGGACAGTCGTTCCCTGGCCCGGGCTTTCCGTGCCACGTCGGCCGCGCCCGCCCCGGTGGCGACCGCGATCAGCCGTGTGGCCGCGGCCGGTGACAGCGCGGGATTCCCGGCCGCCACCGTCCGGACGGCGGCCACGATGTCCGGCGGCGGGGTGTCCTTGAGCACGAACCCGAGCGCACCGGCACGCAGGGCGCCGAGCACCATCTCGTCGGAATCGAACGTGGTCAGCACCAGCACCCGCGGCGGCTCGGGCGCGGTGAGGATCTCCTCGGTGGCGCTCAGCCCATCGCGGCCGGGCATCCGCACGTCCATCAGCACGACGTCGGGCCGCAACTCGCCCACCATGGTGACGGCGGCGTCTCCGTCGGCGGCTTCCCCGGCCACCACCAGATCCGGCTCGCCCTCGACGATGAGGCGCAACGCCATCCGCACCAGCTGATCGTCGTCGACGATCACGATCCGGGTCTTCATTCACCCGCTCCCTTCCGGCCACGGCAGCCACGCGCCGAGAACGAAACCGCCCTCCGCCCGCTGGTGCTCCAGCTCGCCACCGGCGAGCGCGACCCGTTCGGCCAGCCCCAGCAAGCCGAACCCGGACGCCGGTGGCCGCTCGATCGTCCGCGCCGCACCGGAATCGCGGATCCCCACCCGCAGACCGTCGCCCGGCGTGCCCTCGACGGTGACGTGAACCTGTGCCCCCGGAGCGTGTTTCCCGGCGTTGGTCAGTCCTTCTTGGACGATCCGATAGGCGGTGCGTGCGACCAGATCCGGCGGCTCACCCACCGCCGTGTTCGTGAACGTGACGTCCAGTCCCAGCGCCCGTGCGTCGTCGACGAGTGCCGGAACGTCGGTGAGCCCGGGTTGCGGTGGTTCGGCGCGGTCCGGTCCCGCCCGCAACACCCCGAGCACATCCCGCAGTTCCTCCAGCGCCTGGTGGGAACCGTCGGCGATGCCCCGGGCCAGCACGGCGACCTGTTCGGCCGGGAGGTCGGTGCGGTGCCCGAGCACCCCGGCCTGCATGGCGACCAGGGAGACCCGGTGCGCGAGCACGTCGTGCATCTCACGCGCGATGCGATGCCGCTCCAGGATCCTGGCCTCCGCCGCTCGCGCGAGCTGTTCGCGTTCCGCGCTTTCCGCCCGCTCGCGCAGGGATCGCACCTCCTCCCGCCGCGCCCCGACCGCGATGCCGACCGCCACCACGATGCCCACGATCAACGTGGGCAGGGAGATCGCGA harbors:
- a CDS encoding sensor histidine kinase, yielding MINDVGGPAIGPWHHAWRLLAAAACGVLVWLLAASQLPAGATGARIDWFFIGDPVIGLACLVALLWRRRFPVVVATAVVVISTVSTLASGAALLALGSLAARRRPVETMLLAVACVATTVLFTNDLYPRRDGVDPLWLAISLPTLIVGIVVAVGIAVGARREEVRSLRERAESAEREQLARAAEARILERHRIAREMHDVLAHRVSLVAMQAGVLGHRTDLPAEQVAVLARGIADGSHQALEELRDVLGVLRAGPDRAEPPQPGLTDVPALVDDARALGLDVTFTNTAVGEPPDLVARTAYRIVQEGLTNAGKHAPGAQVHVTVEGTPGDGLRVGIRDSGAARTIERPPASGFGLLGLAERVALAGGELEHQRAEGGFVLGAWLPWPEGSG
- a CDS encoding response regulator transcription factor, whose translation is MKTRIVIVDDDQLVRMALRLIVEGEPDLVVAGEAADGDAAVTMVGELRPDVVLMDVRMPGRDGLSATEEILTAPEPPRVLVLTTFDSDEMVLGALRAGALGFVLKDTPPPDIVAAVRTVAAGNPALSPAAATRLIAVATGAGAADVARKARARERLSTLTERELQTARAIADGRSNNEIAGQLHISVATVKAHTGSLFTKLAVDNRVQIALLVRDADE